The proteins below come from a single Desulfovibrio sp. JC022 genomic window:
- a CDS encoding DVU_1557 family redox protein, which translates to MGTLKVLDEDFSSWKCATCGKALHPSPVELEYLDSRFNVELPSCPDCGFVLIPEDLALGKMAEVERMLEDK; encoded by the coding sequence ATGGGTACTTTAAAAGTTCTGGATGAAGATTTTTCCTCGTGGAAGTGCGCCACATGCGGCAAAGCACTGCATCCCTCTCCTGTAGAGCTGGAATATCTGGACAGCAGATTTAATGTTGAATTGCCCAGCTGCCCGGATTGCGGATTCGTGCTCATTCCCGAAGATCTGGCACTGGGTAAAATGGCCGAAGTGGAGCGGATGCTGGAGGATAAATAA